One Serpentinicella alkaliphila DNA segment encodes these proteins:
- a CDS encoding type II toxin-antitoxin system HicB family antitoxin: protein MKKDRYIYPAVFDYADDGISIFFPDLPGCFSCADTDEEAIYMAKEALGLHLYGMEEDGDDVPVPTTINKINLESHQVVVLVEVLMPIVREAVENFSVKKTLSIPQWLNKLAIDNNINFSQVLQSALKEHLGIRERH from the coding sequence ATGAAAAAAGACCGCTATATTTATCCTGCTGTGTTTGATTATGCTGATGATGGTATTTCAATATTTTTTCCTGATTTGCCAGGTTGCTTTTCCTGTGCTGATACTGATGAAGAAGCAATCTATATGGCAAAAGAAGCTTTGGGGCTTCATTTATACGGTATGGAAGAAGATGGAGATGATGTGCCCGTCCCCACTACAATTAATAAAATTAATCTTGAATCACACCAAGTTGTTGTACTTGTTGAGGTTCTTATGCCTATAGTGAGGGAAGCTGTTGAAAATTTTTCTGTTAAGAAAACCCTTTCAATACCACAATGGCTCAATAAACTTGCAATTGATAATAACATAAACTTCTCACAAGTTCTTCAATCTGCTTTAAAAGAACATCTAGGTATTCGCGAGAGGCACTAG
- a CDS encoding type II toxin-antitoxin system HicA family toxin gives MKTYSSMELIKILESDGWYFFKANSSHHHFKHLSKKGKVTIPRPRKDMPTKTVKSILQQAGINI, from the coding sequence ATGAAAACATATTCTTCGATGGAGCTGATTAAAATCCTTGAATCTGATGGATGGTATTTTTTCAAGGCTAATAGTAGTCATCATCACTTTAAACATTTAAGTAAAAAAGGTAAGGTTACCATTCCACGTCCTCGAAAAGACATGCCAACTAAAACAGTAAAAAGTATTTTACAGCAAGCAGGAATTAACATCTAA
- a CDS encoding GNAT family N-acetyltransferase: MVGSVWTRILAGEVKGFGNIDDQTREFAIAIFKKYRNKGIGTALMKSMIQHLKERGYKRASLAVQKENYAVRMYQKVGFEIVKESDEEYLMVYNMS, encoded by the coding sequence ATCGTCGGTTCAGTGTGGACAAGAATATTAGCTGGAGAAGTGAAGGGGTTTGGAAACATAGATGATCAGACACGTGAATTTGCCATTGCTATATTTAAGAAATACAGAAATAAAGGCATTGGAACTGCTCTAATGAAAAGTATGATACAGCATTTAAAGGAACGTGGTTATAAGAGAGCTTCTTTGGCAGTACAAAAAGAAAATTATGCTGTTAGAATGTATCAAAAGGTTGGTTTTGAAATAGTTAAAGAGTCTGATGAAGAATATTTAATGGTCTATAATATGAGTTAA